The Apium graveolens cultivar Ventura chromosome 3, ASM990537v1, whole genome shotgun sequence sequence ACAGAATAGGTATTAACATTGAATGCCACACAAGAACAAGCAGAGTATAATTTGATCACTCATTACGTGTCAAACAAGTTTAAACTAGAGCCTGCGATAATTTAACTTTAACACCACGGAAAGTAAAAAAAACCCCTTACATCCTCAAGGGAATCGAGAGTAAACATATTATTAAAAAGGAGACTAGACAGGTATTAACATTAAATGCCACACAAAAACAAGCACAGTATGATTTGACCACTCATTACGTGTCAAACAAATTTTCACAGGACTCAAACTAAGAAGAAAATCATGTCTATAATTTCAAAGCACAGACCAAGGAGAATGGACGAACTCCTTGAGGAATACAATTGTTATATAGCAAGGCATACAATAAAGACCTGTATATTATAATTGTCAATGCATATTACACCGTGGGATAACTACTACATATGCATGACGAGTAACAACAAAGAAAGTTGGGGcagccaatataaagaaactagAATACCATGCATTTAAGGTTGTGACTTGTGAGATTAAAATGGATACTAGACAATAATTTGGGTGAAGCAAGAAAGGTTCTGAAGATACAACTATGTAAGCACAACCTAATTACATGCCTGGACATAATAAGATCCAAGCCCAAATGTGAAATGGACAAATAGCTAGCAGGTATGAAAGTTTCCCAAAAATAGTTAAAATTACTAAATGTAATATTATAACTTTAGCCCGTCTTTCAAACAAATAGTATGCAAAATTGTTAAATTTGTTTACTGCGCCGCGGATATGGTTCATGAGGCAAACAGATAAGGATATTACCATTTACCCCCACATTAATGCAAATCTAAAATAAAGGAACACAGAACAACTTAAGTAAGCCAATATATATAGTAAGTCTAACCTGCAAGACCTTCCCGGAACCATTGTTGTAATTTACCATTGGGTGGCGTCGACTTCAAATTATCCTTACCCCCGGAACCTGAGGCAAGAGCCCTTTGTTGTTCGATTGTACTGCGGTATATATGTGATTGTCTTTCATCATTCTTGCCTGCTCCTTGAACAGATACATGAGGGGCCAAATGCAAGGCCAATGCCAAACTGGTCTCTCTGTCACTCTTTGCCTTTCCATCTTGATGTGATGCCTTGGCTTTCTCACTCGCTAGAACAGAATGAATTATTAAATTTCCATCTATCTTCACAAGCTTGTCATTTCTTGGAACATACAATGATGCAACAAGAGGGTCACTAGCATTTCCTGAACTAGCAAACTCATCAGAACCAGACTGCTTCATATTTGATTCTGCTCCTCCAACACGATCCTTCCGAGCATCAAACTTCTTATCCGGACCTTTAGCGCCATACTCGTGATTAGTTCCATTGACCATCAAAATCCTCTCATGACGCTGATCATAAACCCCGTTTCCAATATATCCAGAACCACCAGAAATCACATCTCGAATCCCTCCATATCTAACATTTACCATAGGAACTAGTCCTCCAAACAACAACATAAAAAACAATATACCAAGAAAGCTAACACTTGCAACCTTCTTAGTTTTACTTTTACCTACATTCTTCTTACTACTCTCTTTCTTACCAGGCTTAACAGCCGATTGTTGAGGTTTCAATCTCGGAATAGGAACTAAAGGCACCTGTGATCCCTGAGGCTTCAACATATAAGGAGGGCACGGCATCCATGGATAACCCATGGGAGCCATTGGCGGATGCGGATACATCCCCTGCATTGGAGGAGGAGCCACACCCACACCGCCACCACCATTCATCTGTTGCTGCCTTAAACTAGCATTTTCCGCAACAATAAAGGAAATCTTAGCATTCAAATCTTGTATGGTAGAATGCATTGATCTTACCTTATCCTCTAACTCCTCAACATAATGCTTCTTCCTCTGTCTCGAAAGCTGAGCACTTTCACGGTTCCTCATAAGCCTCGTCTTCCTCTTTTCGTCATCATCATTCATTTCACTAAAAACATTCGACTCATCCGTAGTAACACCGCCACCAGCCCCAGGACCATTAGCTGATCTCCTATACTTAATCGTCCTCGTAGACTCGGAAATAACATCCTGGTCCTCTTTCTTCCTCTTCAACACTTGACTATTCTTACCTGATTCCTCCACCTTAATCTTCCAATCAGTCACATTATTCACCAAATTCTTATCCAATTTCATCGACGAACCAACCGAACGCTCACAATTATCCGAACCCTGAGACGACGTCGGTCCAGAACACTCTGGCTTTCTAGCTTCAACCTTGGCACAATTGGAATCACCACTCACATTCAAATTCTTATCCTCAATTTCATTCGACCAATCGCGAGAATCTGAACACGAATCATTCACCTGACTCACATCACCACAAACCCTAACAACCTCAACCGAAACACAATCCGATACCTTCTGAACAGATTCCGATGAATTCTCACCGTCCACATTAAAATACCCGGCAACGTTGAAATTGGGATCATCAGACAACCGAGTCAACTCGTGCGACTCATTATTCGACCCGGACTCGTCCGGATCCGAAATAACATTCACCGGAACAGAATCAGGATCCGCGTAATTATCGGAAGGGAGGTTAACGACGTCGTCGAATGTGAAGTCAAAGTTCAAATCGTCGTCGTTGTCATTGAAGAATAAAAGCGAGTTTTTGATGTCGTCGGAAAAGAACGAATCGTCGAGCGGAGGAACGGCGAGGCCGTCGAAATCGGAGATCGGATCGGCGGCAATTGGGTCCGGCATTGGGTGAATGTTGTTTTATTGGGGTTTGTGAAGCGGATCAAGGGTTTTGACTTGGGTACTTAAAATAAGATGTGAAATGAGTTAGCACAGGGATTTTGGATAACGAGGGTATTTATTACAATCTCGCTCATTAATAACAACTCAATTCTGCCTATCTTTTGGATTTTCAAAATCCATTTAATTTTGTTCATATTCGATTTATTTATGATTTTCTACatttgacattaattttatagATTTTAATAGATTTAGCTTTATAAATCTCTACCGAACTTGGATGAGATGTTTTTTGATTTCCCGTAAAATattattgttagatatatttatgatttcatgtctaataatgatttgcgtttagttttcagatcttgactaacatgacaaatcatgacttaactgaaaatcagtacttatactgaagtcagaacttaagatatcagaacttaagttatcagaacttaagatatcagaagatattcatcagaagataatatcagaacttaagaagactttcagatataAAAGCCGGCTGATTGAAgtaaaagaagatcaagactaaaacaagaagagatatgcatggagaagaattctatgaagaataaaagacttggaggaaaagataactaattgatatatgttaggatacagaattatattcgatatcaattagagattatcttgtaactgtgtggtatataaacacagcatagggtttacactagaagtgttatcattatcgagaatattattcattgtaaccctaacagctctcgtgatatttgttcatcactgatagagaacggtttcattgcaatactgttttattaataagattattctttgttacatacttgtgttcttaattcgatttgattgtattatacactgtattcaacccccttctacagtgtgtatgacctaacaagtggtatcagaactAATATGTTAACACGTATACAGTAAatatccaaaacaatcatgtctgaagaagaacaaacttcaatcaagcccaccaaaatttaagaaactccaaagactcaaattcacagtcgatatgagactattagggttcccatgctgagacctactgagtatcccatatgaaaagtaaggatggctatgtttctagaagctacagatccagaataccttggcagaattaatgaaggaccacataagccaaccaagctctctgttgtagttacagatcagccagcaaagactgtaccaaaggagaaaagtgtgTATACAGGTGAAGATATCTCATAtgttgccaaggatgcaaaggtaagataTTTGTTatatagtgtcattgataatgtcatgtcaaacaggataattaactgcaagactgcaaaggagatatgggatgccttggagacaagatgccagggaactgatgcaattaagaagaacaggaggactatactcactcaagagtatgagcactttaacttaaaacctgatgagtcattaactggtttatatgacagatttgtcaaactcttgaatgatctgtcactggtggataaggaatatgatcttgaagattctaatcttaaattccttttagctcttcctgaaagttgggatttgaagacaactactataagagacaactatgttcttgatgaaactactcttgatgaaatttatggtatgctcaaaacttatgaacttgagatggatcaaagaagcaagaggcatgggagaaagtcaagaacagttgctcttaaggctaaggaggaatcccccaaagtggccgcctcaaagaaaggcaaatgaaaggctctcattataaagtctgatttagattcatcaagttctgatgatgatgatgagtattcagaaactgaaagtctatctgagatggatgctgatgaagagatgatgaaattgtgtgctcttatggtgaagggtatcacaaagatagcctacaggaaattcagaaagggaaataAGGTTTCctggaaaagtggaagttctgataagaagagtttcagaaaatatgaaggcaaaggaggaaagtctgacaggggagattactcaaatgttaaatgctataattgtggtgagaaaggccacatatctcctgattgcaagtaaggaaaaggtgacaaaggcaaggcacttgtcataaagaagaaaagctggacatacacttcagattctgaagatgagttgaactatgccttgatggcaaatgctgatagcagttctgaagctgctgagttaaatttacctcaaacaacttatgcttttcaatccaatgaggataactgtgctagatgctgacctagtagtctctaatatactaaagatctcatgtttgaagtaattgtttatgtggaaatcttttaacacaagcaaattctgatattgagcttggataggtttactttgtgtatcttattactaagtcaaaaactagaatagtgcttcttatctgttaagttctgatgttagtaaatcttatgAATATACttagtgctgataagcctcacttatcaaaagaaaaagtaaagaaaagaaataaatatcaggtactcctttgagatctagagaaaaatgtatgtggaagggaagacccaagtgcattgctggtattaagtaatatgcattagaaaagcaaaataaagttttcttggtgacttttcacattctctgattactggagaaatactctgataatagtataaattctgataagcagttgtgactcacttacactgaggagctcctgtgaaaaagaataccaaaagatgcacaaaatgagcacaaaacagttgaggtggactcatgcatgaactcattctatagtagacttcagactaatgacaaattttaagcaaagttcttagttatgtcttatttttaagatgtattaaagtaaatcagactttactctttgtatgatatttagcttaaagcacacacttacactccatatgaatgaagaaaattactgtggtgatcaatgttgttttagatgaacagtttaactgtcagttgcataaattccgaggacaagttctgatggaaattctgatgattaagttctgcggaaaccatatcagtatttgtgtgaagaattacagaaataaacattcactttttgagatCAGAAGcaatattctgatgacctttaaattctgataatagtcaagttctgatgcttacgtggcagtatttatttactttatttatttttgggtcaatacttaaacggttatattttatcagaatattggtttaagtgagataaagacagtcataattacttgtttagtgggaacatttttttttgaaaaactgcatttgcatagtaatcattacttatttcccgtgcccattaactattgtcttaactactgaatggctgacaggtgtaaagactgttccaattcgtcttaactgctgtcaagtggtgtgtataagtaaaagagagaaaatattttaaatcttttatctaccTTTGTATTCAATACTCTCTTtttttctcttattctctctatattcactgacggtttttacacaggcatcttaccaaacacctttcaggcatttttatttctcacttctttttcaatggtacccaaagatctaatctttaatggagcaaagttcgtcctCAACAACTACACTGCCATTCTAACCAAGAGTGATGCTCCgtcggaacttcattttgttcagGACTTCTTGGCTCACAGTGAAATAGGATTCGCTTTGACGCAGCCATCCactttatctggaactcaagttctgacgttctggcgaacgggactttatgatgatggtggtaaggatgGAACTCCAAACATCATTTTTACAGCAAAGGAAGTGGAGTACGATGTTACTCCGGCAACAGTAAGGAAAGCTCTACATCTACCTGAGAACTGCCAGTTCAGTTctgctgttgaggagccattgctacagcaaatgatggctaatttagGGTATGAGGAGAGTTTGGCAAAGTTGGTCCAACTTAAACGCCCACATAttcgaagagaatggagctttttcttcgattgcatcaccaaggcgttcgcaaacaaatgctcaaattttgacgCCATTCCGATTCTgactcaacaaattgggtatgctctcctaaaccagtctcactttgattatgccaagattgtgttatgttttataggagatagaatgaaagaggacaggaatgtagtttactttgctaggttctctcagttaatttacagttactgtacatcagatgaaccacaactagcaggtgaacacatagaaccttttaggttaacaaaaagggcttttactgaccttttaactgctgataacaaaaagaaagttctgaggccccttagaattcctttagcagtaaagcaagcccttgtaaatgTTGATGTTGCTACTTACTTTgtattatatcctgatgttccataacaacaacaacaaccacaaccacaacagccatcagaacctactactgccactcaacaaacacacacatcagaacatgccaaccatccatcagcacataatcaagttaagccttcttcttctagagcaaagaggactaagacagcACCTCAGGCACAACataaaagaaggaagatgattttaagagataagtctgatgatgaggtacaggttcaaccatcagaacctgttgctgaagtagctgagaaggtctcttctcagacagctcaagaaactgggagttctaggcccctaaaaaggcttagaaagctaaactctgatgatcaagctcccagGATGCATCTTCCTCTCCAGGACTTCGAAAAGGCACTTTTGGAACACCAATAGGCATGAAATGAAAGAAAAAGAACTAAGTACTAGATTTCACTTTGATGTGGAAACGTAAAATGTCCTTTATCGTATTTTATTCATAGATTAAAAAAATTCATAAAGAAATACAGAATTAATAAGAAAAAATTTCTTACGAAGATCAAGGAGGGCTGTAGAAGAATCAatctctgaagaaggaatggaagcagcagctgtggaagggggtcaggaatctctgatcccacaagaacctactGTAGTTAAATCTCTTCCAAGTGCTGATCCAGAACTTCATGAAGCTCACAAATCCCCAATCCAAGAGCCAGAGACTACTCCAATGCCTACACCTCATGTGTCTCCAATAAattctccagtacatgctgaaaaCCCAGGCACAattgctgaaattgatatcaacaacttggatgtgcctttggtcttgtatctggaagctccatccaCTTCACATCTTTCTTAGCACACTCCACCAACAACTCCATTGCTAGATGCTGATGACCATgaagatgaatcttctattgcttcacatacaatcATTCTATCAAAAGATGCTGATACTCAAGATTCTACAAGTTCTATTGaagaaaatactggtgaagctgctacaaatataaatgttgatgcagctggtccttctggacatgcacctccacaataaattttaattttatagaTTATTGTCAGTCATCAAGATTTGTTATTTGCATTTGTTAAACCATGTACTGAATTTCTTTTAtctaaattaaaaattattataaagttagagatattcaaaataaattaaatGCTAAGGAATTAATGAAAACATGAATTTTATtgaaatttcaaatatttttgaagttgtactcgaatttttattaaataaatttgtTGAGTTTAAATTCAGTTCAATGCAATTAAAAGAAATTTAAAATTTACTCTTATTTTAAAATGTAAAAATTGAATTGTTAGTTAAAAATTCAATTTCAACCTTCGTAAACTCTGCATATTTTAAGTAGGCAAAGTTTCTGTTTTGCTTTTTTTCAAAAAAAAGGGTAAGTTCAACGTTTACTCACTAAACCCGATGGTTTTATgaaaaccaatatttactgacatttaaaaaatttattttggTTTTACTCAAATTTGAAATAGAGATGTCATTTGAAATAAAGATGGCAACGAGACGGATTCGAATGGGGTATTAGAAACTCAAATCcaaatttaaatattttcagatttttcaaattcaaattcgTCGGATTTTGGGCGGGTCAATTTTTTTGGGCACCCAAATTACGAATAATTCAgtcaaattaaatattatttatacatACAAACACCACTAATTACATTTATATAATatctaaaattaaaatatattaattaataagTAGCCAAACTCATTATACTGCATGAGTTGACAAAGTGATTATACAATCTTACATACGTTGATAACATTAAATTTAGTATTCCatcacaaataaatttttataaatatataaaaagtataatttaaataataaaagtTGATATTGAAATAGTAAATAGTTAAAATTATATAAGTGTTGACAATCCTGATATTGATCTAATCCTACtcaaataatataataaaaatatgtaaattatatgttttacatttagaatattatatattaatataatacATTTACGTGTCTGATTTTAATCGGGTTTCGagtttgaattttgaattttgaatttcGGATTTTGGATAGAATATCAGTTCGATATCGTTGAAATGTAAATCCAAAaccaaattcaaattcaaaatttcaaattcgatatattcaaaattttgaattttgaattaaatatttttcGGAGTGAATTAATTTGTCTATCTCTAATTTGAAAAGTTAAACTCATGTCTTTGTATATTGTTGCACTTTGTCAAGGAAAGCCAGAGGGCATCATCCTTTCATCCATCAGTAGGTAAACTCGAGTAATTTGTCTGTTTCAAAGCAGATAAATTTTCACCTgttttttttaaagaataaaaataatgTCAAACACAGCCTATTCTTCTAATAGAACATTGTTGGGTATTTTGATCAATAAAAAGAACTAGACTGGGTCAAATAAAAGGGGAGAAAACAATTAAGACTGAATAAGTGAATATATAGAGTATAATAAAAGTGgagaaaaaaaaacaaataaacACCGATAACAACAATTTTTTGTTAACCCCGAGTTTGAGAACAGTTGGATgcaataatatattttttattttctctcTCGCATGAGAGTCGGCCGCCCTAACTTAATCAAACCCTAGCGCCCTACCTTCTTCTTCACCCTTTATACCCATCTCCATCTCAATATTCATCTACATCTTCTCCTTTTATtcactttttctttaataaaatcgagatttgttttacaaaactcgaaaaatccattacagttcttcactttagttttcagatctactaaggtaagagtctggattttataataaaattcagtttttggattcaaaatctgcggtctaacaacatattacaatttggtgttattccgagatttttgaattttgggtttttttcgtattattttgtttaagttattatttgtgtgtttgattgtctcactttatgcgatgtgtctcgctttgtgcgatgtgttggttgtgttgaaaatgaattggatggtgtattgggagatcttgatatctcgcatcaacaacactttcggcaggtctatagctggtgtccggcaggtagatagctggggtgcgtttggaacggtggtgaaaatcacatgtgctcacctctcacaaaaaatatttgttcataacatgaggcctctaaactcagttgttgcaactgagtcctctgaacgttgcaatatcaatcgaattaatgtgagggtcaattgtgaaactactgttttcgggggagatgcgtgctggattgtccgggaaaccattaccttcatttttaattttcagaatatgtgtattcagtttgttaagcaatccggaaatAAAACAGCTAATTATTTAGctctatttgtttttcaacctgattgcatgatcagttgggggtttgtcccgattgaATCTCATTCAAGTTATTAATGAAATCTGctttaaatttagaaaaaaaaacaCCGATAACAACAGCGGAGAAGAGGAGACTAGAAAGAAAGACTTAAGCAGCATCAGCCACGTGTACTTAAAACGAATGAAAGGAAGATTGAAGGAAATTTCCTGGATCTCGACGCAAGGGAACAGGTACCGCACGCCATCCTCCCCACTACAAACCTTACGTTTACGCATCCTCCGCGTGTGCTAatcattttccttttctttcttttttcagAAATGTATTAAAGAAAAACAATAACACTTTTTTAAATTAAATGACAAGAATggctatttttaatattttaatcaTTTTGATCAATTGGTATCTCAAAAAGTtttacttttttattttattaagtaatatatatgtattttagAGTTGAAATACCCCGTGATATTTGGGTATATATCTCAGAATACATATTTTAGtttgtttaaaaaaattaaaaataaggcCAAACACCAGGCCTGAAATAACAAGTCTAAGAGCATCTACAAGGCTATTAGCTATCATTAGCTAAAATAGAACAAAATAGATattatgtaaaatttgttgaacCTATAAGTAATTTTACTTTAATCAAATTAGCTAAAATGATTAGTTATATTTAAAAAGAGTTttattgttatttttaaatttcaaaaattatattaaataatttttttaacatATATAGTTGTGAATAAATTATTAATAaccaattaattattttttttagtgAATATAAGTGAAACTAAAATATTAAATTGATTAAAATTTAGCTGTCACCTAGGTTTTATTGCTAACATGTGCATCCCTTTGAGATGCTTAGACATTTTTGTCACATTTTTCAAATTTGTTTGGCCATCATCCCTTCtaaaactaaaataattttaaaagatgaGTTAACATTTTTTAAATAGTTTATATGTGTAGCATGTTCACTGCACACATTACTTCAACATGATATTATTATTTTGTATAAAACAAAATGTTATATAGATATAAATATGTATTTTAATCCAATGATTATACTTTTACGACATAAGTgatatattataatttaatagATCTTTGTTATAGGTAAAGTTTGTAATTAAAAGTAATGTCCCAATTATAAATAAAACCCAAAATTTATAAACCGGTATATGTTTAATATTGGAGATCATAAAATCTATTAAGTATTTATCAGGGAAAATACTAAGATAGTAGTTAGTTCATTTTTCAACAAGTACTACAATTTATCATTACTAATTATATTAGTAAATCATAATTTTTCATGCTAAATATGATGTTTGGTACGTAAAAtctataatatattattataagcgaaacatgatTTCGTTTGATGGGTTGATTAACACATTCCTAAAGAGTATGTTAACACATTGCAAAACaaagtttaaaaaatattatttagttaaaaaaattaaatcatatatataatataacTACATACTATgtaaattattatccaacttaatttttAATTGCACTCAACTTTTTTTTTACCTCCGGAATCAAATactttaaaattaattttagcaattcaaattataatataacaaaataattaataaatcaaaaaaaaaataaataaataatgtcaTATTCAAAACACCTAATTTCCTACAGGCTCTCTACCCGCGCCGACCTATTTGCTGTAGTAGGAGGACAAATTAAGATTTTAATAATCTAAATTTTGAATTCATCAATAATATAATATATGtcaaataatatgtaaatattttaatttcattaatctcaataatatgttattatttttttataatttatttatataaaataataaaataataaatatgcaAATATTAAAGTCAGCCCGTGCATCGCACAGTTATAGGCTAGTATGAATTAAGTGAAAAACGGCTAATAGGGGTCACAAATTTtgtgaaaattatattttattatagtATAATATTTGATAGGTCTTTCTCTGCTTCATATCAAGAGACTTATTGTTTTTTTTAAGTTCCTGCCTCGTTCAGCTTCGATTTCCCAGTGTTGTCCTTGGATTATTACATTGTGTTTGTTTTTAAAAGTTAAGTCTATGATTGGTCCGTATTTTgtaaaattttatcaaatttttattaGAGGGATAATCATGGAATTGgactaaattttt is a genomic window containing:
- the LOC141712571 gene encoding bZIP transcription factor 17-like codes for the protein MPDPIAADPISDFDGLAVPPLDDSFFSDDIKNSLLFFNDNDDDLNFDFTFDDVVNLPSDNYADPDSVPVNVISDPDESGSNNESHELTRLSDDPNFNVAGYFNVDGENSSESVQKVSDCVSVEVVRVCGDVSQVNDSCSDSRDWSNEIEDKNLNVSGDSNCAKVEARKPECSGPTSSQGSDNCERSVGSSMKLDKNLVNNVTDWKIKVEESGKNSQVLKRKKEDQDVISESTRTIKYRRSANGPGAGGGVTTDESNVFSEMNDDDEKRKTRLMRNRESAQLSRQRKKHYVEELEDKVRSMHSTIQDLNAKISFIVAENASLRQQQMNGGGGVGVAPPPMQGMYPHPPMAPMGYPWMPCPPYMLKPQGSQVPLVPIPRLKPQQSAVKPGKKESSKKNVGKSKTKKVASVSFLGILFFMLLFGGLVPMVNVRYGGIRDVISGGSGYIGNGVYDQRHERILMVNGTNHEYGAKGPDKKFDARKDRVGGAESNMKQSGSDEFASSGNASDPLVASLYVPRNDKLVKIDGNLIIHSVLASEKAKASHQDGKAKSDRETSLALALHLAPHVSVQGAGKNDERQSHIYRSTIEQQRALASGSGGKDNLKSTPPNGKLQQWFREGLAGPMLSSGMCTEVFQFDVSPSPGAIVPATPGSRNMSAEERKNSTHLIKGRNRRILHGLSVPLTGSASNISEENNGSNSQKEKLHRNSSVSPMIVSVLVDPREVGDADVDGTIGTKSISRIFVVVLLDSVKYVTYSCMLPFKGSSHLMTA